The Klebsiella sp. RHBSTW-00484 genome includes a window with the following:
- a CDS encoding nucleoside permease: MNLKLQLKILSFLQFCLWGSWLTTLGSYMFVTLKFDGAAIGAVYSSLGIAAVFMPTLLGIVADKWISAKWVYAICHLVGALTLWLAAQVTTPGEMFLVILLNSLAYMPTLGLINTISYYRLQSADMDIVTDFPPIRIWGTIGFIFAMWGVSFSGFELSHMQLYIGAALSVVLVLFTFTLPHIPVANQQKNQSWTSMLGLDAFALFKNKRMAIFFIFSMMLGAELQITNMFGNTFLHSFDKDPLFASSFIVQHASVMMSISQISETLFILTIPFFLSRYGIKNVMLISIVAWMLRFGLFAYGDPTPFGTVLLVLSMIVYGCAFDFFNISGSVFVEKEVRPEIRASAQGMFLMMTNGFGCILGGMVSGKVVEHFTIEGITDWQSVWLIFAGYSLVLAFAFVALFKYKHVRQPAAAQQNA; encoded by the coding sequence ATGAATCTTAAGCTGCAGCTCAAAATACTGTCGTTCCTGCAGTTCTGTCTCTGGGGAAGCTGGCTGACCACGCTCGGCTCATATATGTTCGTCACCCTGAAGTTCGACGGTGCGGCCATTGGCGCGGTTTATAGTTCGCTCGGTATCGCGGCGGTGTTTATGCCGACGCTTCTCGGTATCGTTGCCGATAAATGGATCAGCGCCAAATGGGTTTATGCCATTTGCCATCTGGTCGGCGCGCTGACGCTGTGGCTTGCCGCTCAGGTCACCACGCCGGGCGAGATGTTCCTCGTTATCCTGCTCAACTCGCTGGCCTACATGCCGACGTTGGGCCTGATTAACACCATTTCGTACTACCGCCTGCAGTCTGCGGACATGGATATCGTGACCGATTTCCCGCCGATTCGTATCTGGGGCACCATCGGTTTTATCTTTGCGATGTGGGGCGTGAGCTTCTCCGGCTTCGAACTGAGCCATATGCAGCTGTATATCGGCGCGGCGCTCTCCGTCGTGCTGGTACTGTTTACCTTCACGCTGCCGCATATTCCGGTCGCTAATCAGCAGAAGAACCAAAGCTGGACCTCAATGCTGGGCCTCGATGCCTTCGCGCTGTTTAAAAACAAGCGTATGGCAATCTTCTTCATTTTCTCAATGATGCTGGGTGCCGAACTGCAAATTACCAATATGTTCGGCAATACCTTCCTGCACAGCTTTGATAAAGATCCGCTGTTCGCCAGCAGCTTTATCGTGCAGCACGCCTCGGTAATGATGTCGATTTCACAGATCTCGGAAACCCTGTTTATCTTGACCATCCCGTTCTTCCTTAGCCGCTACGGCATCAAGAACGTGATGCTCATCAGTATCGTGGCGTGGATGCTGCGCTTCGGCCTGTTCGCCTACGGCGACCCGACCCCGTTCGGCACCGTGCTGCTGGTACTGTCGATGATCGTTTACGGTTGCGCCTTCGACTTCTTCAACATCTCTGGTTCGGTATTTGTGGAAAAAGAGGTTCGCCCGGAAATCCGCGCCAGCGCTCAGGGGATGTTCCTGATGATGACCAACGGTTTTGGCTGCATTCTTGGCGGGATGGTGAGCGGCAAAGTGGTAGAGCACTTCACCATCGAAGGGATTACCGACTGGCAGAGCGTATGGCTAATTTTCGCTGGCTACTCGCTGGTGCTGGCCTTCGCGTTCGTTGCGCTGTTTAAGTACAAACACGTCAGACAGCCTGCCGCCGCACAGCAGAACGCCTGA
- the mltC gene encoding membrane-bound lytic murein transglycosylase MltC, whose product MMKKYLALALIAPLLVSCSSSTKKGAEYNEAWVKDTNGFDILMGQFAHNIENIWGYNEVLLAGPKDYVKYTDQYQTRSHINFDEGTITVETIAGTDPAGRLRQAIIKTLLMGDDPNSIDLYSDVDDIQISKEPFLYGQVVDNTGESIRWEWRAARFADYLLQTRMKSRSNGPRMIYSITINLVPNHLDKRAHKYIGMVRQASRKYGVDESLILAIMQTESSFNPYAVSHADALGLMQVVQHSAGKDVFRSQGKSGLPSRSYLFEPANNIDTGTAYLAMLNNVYLSGIQNPTSRRYAVITAYNGGAGSVLRVFSSDKIQAANIINNMTPGDVYQTITSRHPSAESRRYLYKVNTAQKGYRRK is encoded by the coding sequence ATGATGAAAAAATACTTAGCGCTAGCGCTGATTGCGCCTTTGCTCGTTTCGTGTTCCAGCTCTACCAAAAAAGGCGCCGAGTATAACGAGGCGTGGGTGAAGGACACTAACGGCTTTGACATTCTGATGGGCCAGTTCGCCCATAATATCGAGAACATTTGGGGTTATAACGAAGTCCTGCTCGCCGGGCCGAAAGACTACGTTAAATACACCGATCAGTATCAGACCCGCAGCCACATCAACTTTGATGAAGGTACGATCACTGTCGAGACTATTGCCGGGACCGACCCTGCCGGGCGCTTGCGCCAGGCTATTATTAAAACCCTGCTGATGGGCGACGACCCTAACTCCATCGACCTCTATTCCGACGTCGATGACATCCAGATTTCGAAAGAGCCGTTCCTGTATGGCCAGGTCGTCGATAATACCGGTGAATCTATTCGCTGGGAGTGGCGCGCCGCGCGCTTCGCCGACTACTTGCTGCAAACGCGCATGAAAAGCCGCAGCAACGGCCCGCGGATGATCTACAGCATCACCATTAACCTTGTGCCGAACCACCTCGACAAGCGTGCGCATAAATACATTGGCATGGTGCGCCAGGCATCACGCAAGTATGGCGTTGATGAGTCACTGATTCTGGCGATTATGCAAACCGAGTCCTCCTTCAACCCCTACGCGGTCAGCCACGCCGACGCCCTGGGGCTGATGCAGGTGGTGCAGCACAGCGCCGGGAAAGACGTATTCCGTTCGCAGGGGAAATCCGGCCTGCCAAGCCGTAGCTATCTGTTCGAACCGGCGAATAATATCGATACCGGCACCGCCTACCTGGCGATGCTGAACAACGTCTATCTGTCGGGCATCCAGAACCCAACATCACGTCGCTATGCGGTGATTACCGCCTATAACGGCGGTGCAGGCAGCGTACTGCGGGTGTTCTCCAGCGATAAAATTCAGGCCGCAAATATCATCAACAACATGACGCCGGGCGATGTCTATCAGACCATCACCAGCCGTCATCCATCCGCCGAGTCGCGCCGTTATCTGTACAAAGTTAACACCGCGCAAAAAGGCTACCGCCGCAAGTAA
- a CDS encoding oxidative damage protection protein: MSRTIFCTFLQREADGQDFQLYPGELGKRIYNEISKEAWAQWQHKQTMLINEKKLSMMNPEHRKLLEQEMVQFLFEGKDVHIEGYTPPEKQ; the protein is encoded by the coding sequence ATGAGCAGAACGATTTTTTGTACTTTCCTGCAGCGTGAAGCAGATGGCCAGGATTTCCAGCTGTATCCTGGCGAGCTGGGCAAACGTATTTATAACGAAATTTCCAAAGAAGCCTGGGCCCAGTGGCAGCATAAACAGACGATGCTGATCAACGAGAAAAAACTCAGCATGATGAACCCAGAGCACCGCAAACTGTTGGAGCAGGAGATGGTCCAGTTCCTGTTTGAAGGTAAAGACGTCCATATCGAAGGCTATACGCCGCCAGAAAAACAGTAA
- the mutY gene encoding A/G-specific adenine glycosylase, whose protein sequence is MTFLAAQFSAQVLDWYDKYGRKTLPWQIAKTPYKVWLSEVMLQQTQVATVIPYFERFMARFPTVTDLANAPLDEVLHLWTGLGYYARARNLHKAAQQVATLHGGKFPQTFDEVAALPGVGRSTAGAILSLSLGQHYPILDGNVKRVLARCYAVSGWPGKKEVEKRLWDISEDITPAKGVERFNQAMMDLGAIVCTRSKPKCELCPLNNGCVAYANHSWSQYPGKKPKQTIPERTGYFLLMQHGDEVFLSQRPPVGLWGGLFCFPQFEDETALREWLAQRQIKADNLTQLTAFRHTFSHFHLDIVPMWLTVHSSGSCMDEGGALWYNLAQPPSVGLAAPVERLLQQLKAGAPV, encoded by the coding sequence TTGACTTTTCTCGCCGCGCAATTTTCAGCCCAGGTACTGGACTGGTACGACAAATACGGACGTAAAACCCTGCCCTGGCAAATCGCTAAGACGCCTTACAAAGTATGGCTCTCCGAGGTGATGTTGCAACAAACGCAAGTGGCGACGGTCATCCCCTATTTTGAACGTTTTATGGCGCGCTTCCCAACGGTTACCGACCTGGCGAACGCCCCCCTTGATGAAGTTCTGCATCTGTGGACCGGACTGGGTTATTACGCCCGCGCGCGCAATTTACATAAAGCAGCGCAGCAGGTCGCTACCCTGCATGGCGGCAAATTCCCGCAAACGTTCGATGAAGTCGCCGCGCTGCCGGGCGTGGGTCGCTCCACCGCGGGCGCGATTTTGTCCCTTTCTCTCGGTCAGCATTATCCGATTCTCGACGGCAACGTAAAACGCGTACTCGCACGCTGCTATGCTGTCAGCGGTTGGCCGGGGAAAAAAGAGGTTGAGAAACGCCTGTGGGATATCAGCGAGGACATCACGCCAGCAAAAGGTGTGGAGCGTTTCAACCAGGCGATGATGGACCTCGGGGCGATAGTGTGTACGCGCTCAAAGCCAAAATGCGAGCTTTGTCCGTTGAATAACGGCTGCGTGGCTTACGCAAATCATTCATGGTCTCAATATCCGGGCAAAAAACCGAAGCAGACGATCCCCGAGCGAACCGGCTACTTCCTGCTGATGCAGCATGGCGACGAGGTGTTTCTTTCCCAGCGTCCGCCGGTGGGTCTGTGGGGAGGATTATTCTGCTTCCCGCAGTTTGAGGATGAAACTGCGCTACGTGAGTGGCTGGCGCAGCGCCAGATTAAGGCAGATAATCTGACGCAATTAACCGCGTTCCGCCACACTTTCAGCCATTTCCATCTGGATATTGTGCCGATGTGGCTTACAGTGCACTCATCTGGCTCATGCATGGATGAAGGCGGCGCACTCTGGTATAACTTAGCGCAGCCGCCGTCCGTTGGCCTGGCGGCCCCCGTGGAGCGCTTGTTGCAACAGCTGAAGGCCGGAGCACCGGTTTAA
- the trmB gene encoding tRNA (guanosine(46)-N7)-methyltransferase TrmB, with translation MKNDVISPEFDENGRPLRRIRSFVRRQGRLTKGQQHALDNIWPVMGVEFNDAPLDFAALFGREAPVTLEIGFGMGASLVAMAKEKPEQNFLGIEVHSPGVGACLASAEEEGVQNLRVMCHDAVEVLHTMIPDNSLNMVQLFFPDPWHKARHNKRRIVQAPFAELVKSKLKLGGVFHMATDWEQYAEHMLEVMSSLEGYRNRSESNDYVPRPESRPVTKFEQRGHRLGHGVWDLMFERVK, from the coding sequence ATGAAAAACGACGTCATATCTCCGGAATTCGATGAAAACGGTCGCCCGCTGCGCCGTATTCGTAGCTTCGTCCGTCGTCAGGGCCGCCTGACTAAAGGGCAGCAGCACGCGCTGGATAATATTTGGCCGGTGATGGGCGTTGAGTTCAACGATGCGCCGCTTGATTTCGCCGCGCTGTTTGGCCGTGAAGCTCCGGTCACGCTGGAGATAGGTTTTGGTATGGGCGCTTCGCTGGTGGCGATGGCGAAAGAGAAACCGGAGCAGAATTTCCTCGGCATTGAAGTGCACTCTCCCGGCGTCGGCGCTTGCCTGGCTTCTGCTGAAGAAGAGGGTGTGCAAAATCTGCGCGTGATGTGTCACGATGCGGTCGAAGTGCTGCACACCATGATCCCGGATAACTCCCTTAATATGGTGCAGCTATTTTTCCCTGACCCATGGCATAAAGCACGGCATAATAAACGCCGTATCGTTCAGGCGCCTTTTGCCGAGCTGGTGAAAAGCAAGCTGAAGCTGGGCGGCGTCTTCCATATGGCGACCGACTGGGAGCAATATGCGGAGCATATGCTGGAAGTGATGTCTTCCCTTGAAGGGTATCGCAACCGCTCTGAGAGCAACGACTATGTACCGCGCCCGGAATCGCGCCCGGTAACCAAATTTGAACAGCGTGGTCATCGTCTTGGCCACGGCGTATGGGACTTAATGTTCGAGAGGGTGAAATAA
- a CDS encoding YggL family protein has protein sequence MATNRSRRLRKKMHIDEFQEVGFSVAWRFAEGTSEEQIDQTVNDLINEVIEPNKLAFDGSGYLSWEGLICLQEIGKCTEEHQAIVRKWLEERGLTDVRTSELFDIWWD, from the coding sequence ATGGCAACGAACCGTAGCCGTCGTCTGCGTAAAAAAATGCATATCGACGAATTTCAGGAAGTCGGTTTTTCCGTCGCGTGGCGTTTTGCGGAAGGAACCAGCGAAGAGCAGATCGACCAGACCGTTAACGATCTGATTAATGAAGTCATTGAGCCGAATAAGCTGGCGTTTGACGGCAGCGGCTATCTCTCCTGGGAAGGCCTGATCTGCTTGCAGGAAATCGGCAAATGCACCGAGGAGCACCAAGCCATCGTGCGTAAATGGCTGGAAGAGCGTGGGCTTACCGATGTGCGCACCAGCGAACTTTTTGATATCTGGTGGGACTAA
- a CDS encoding DUF2884 domain-containing protein — MMRKTLLAVALSVTALSAHADYQCSVTPRDDVILSPQQVQVKGENGDLVIQPDGSLTYNGKAYSLSAAQREQAQDYQAGLRSSLPWIDEGARTRVEKGRAALDKIITEQVGASSSMHSRLTKLDAQLKTQMARIIEHRNDGLTFHYKAIDQVRADGQQLVNQAMGGILQDSINEMGAKAVLKGGGNPLEGILGSLGGLQTAIQNEWKNQEADFQKFGKDVCSRVVSLEDSRKALVGSLK; from the coding sequence ATGATGCGCAAAACGCTGTTAGCAGTGGCGCTTTCCGTCACCGCTTTGTCTGCACATGCAGATTACCAGTGTAGCGTCACGCCGCGTGACGATGTCATCCTCAGCCCGCAGCAGGTGCAGGTGAAGGGCGAAAACGGCGATCTGGTGATTCAGCCGGATGGCAGCCTGACTTACAACGGAAAAGCGTATTCCCTGAGCGCCGCACAGCGCGAGCAGGCCCAGGATTACCAGGCCGGTCTGCGCAGTAGCCTGCCGTGGATTGATGAAGGCGCACGTACGCGGGTAGAAAAAGGCCGCGCCGCGCTGGATAAAATTATTACCGAACAGGTGGGTGCCAGCAGCAGCATGCATAGCCGCCTGACTAAGCTTGATGCACAACTGAAAACGCAGATGGCCCGCATTATCGAGCATCGCAACGATGGGCTGACTTTCCACTATAAAGCCATCGATCAGGTGCGGGCCGACGGTCAGCAACTGGTGAATCAGGCGATGGGCGGTATTCTACAGGACAGCATCAATGAGATGGGGGCGAAAGCGGTCCTCAAAGGCGGCGGTAACCCGCTGGAAGGGATCCTCGGTAGCCTCGGTGGTCTGCAAACGGCCATTCAGAATGAATGGAAAAATCAGGAAGCAGACTTCCAGAAGTTTGGTAAAGATGTCTGTAGCCGCGTGGTTTCCCTTGAGGATAGCCGCAAAGCGTTGGTGGGTTCGTTAAAATAA
- a CDS encoding DUF1202 family protein, with product MKHAWKTIALLLIASPFHVLADANTPTDEVVKQQFAKQSGGIMRLASVTLKQLDAVGNQATYMLEGDMAATDDLYIRVGIAGDYFFYERAWAKGRPVKFSAMMTAVGTKDSGWKTEFFSMQMAAKNGGRPFNEIVGDESKALIVNDSSFMAQFAKIDASFAASKVTMHKLQKQQDALKTEMTALDERINHSWGTDANGKPLDRSAVQQAMLEKMYVVDRQNDPLKFENNYYKTVYEPALEACQKKAVCDAAPLRAERDVAINEQKRSYYLQHNEMSEKIKTEMAARDKKVEPLQKKKGELNVQSMELRTRYRELERDYKFWQEGLERMRREGIIN from the coding sequence ATGAAACATGCCTGGAAAACGATCGCCCTCTTGCTTATTGCTTCCCCTTTTCATGTGCTGGCCGATGCTAATACGCCAACGGATGAGGTGGTTAAACAACAGTTTGCCAAACAATCAGGTGGAATCATGCGCCTGGCAAGCGTGACTCTGAAGCAGCTTGACGCTGTGGGCAATCAGGCGACGTATATGCTGGAAGGGGATATGGCCGCCACGGACGATCTCTATATTCGGGTTGGCATTGCCGGGGATTACTTTTTTTATGAAAGAGCCTGGGCCAAAGGGCGTCCGGTAAAGTTTTCCGCCATGATGACCGCCGTAGGAACGAAAGATTCCGGTTGGAAAACCGAATTCTTCTCGATGCAGATGGCGGCGAAAAATGGCGGAAGGCCGTTTAACGAAATCGTCGGAGATGAAAGTAAGGCGTTGATCGTCAATGACAGCAGCTTTATGGCGCAATTTGCAAAAATTGACGCCAGCTTCGCCGCAAGTAAAGTCACGATGCACAAATTGCAAAAGCAACAAGACGCGCTGAAAACCGAGATGACGGCGTTAGATGAGCGAATTAACCATTCCTGGGGAACGGATGCCAATGGCAAGCCGCTTGACCGCAGCGCCGTCCAGCAGGCGATGCTGGAAAAAATGTACGTGGTCGACCGGCAGAACGATCCGCTTAAGTTCGAGAATAACTACTACAAAACCGTCTATGAGCCCGCGCTTGAAGCCTGTCAGAAAAAAGCGGTTTGCGACGCTGCACCGCTGCGCGCCGAGCGTGATGTTGCTATCAATGAGCAGAAACGCAGTTATTATCTCCAGCACAACGAGATGAGCGAAAAGATTAAAACAGAGATGGCCGCGCGAGATAAAAAGGTTGAGCCTTTGCAGAAGAAAAAAGGAGAACTCAACGTTCAGTCAATGGAGCTGAGGACTCGCTACCGGGAACTGGAGCGCGACTATAAATTCTGGCAGGAGGGGCTGGAGAGAATGCGTCGTGAAGGGATTATTAATTAG
- a CDS encoding TRAP transporter large permease yields MESYIALTLFGSFFILVFIGVPISFSIGIATVGSMLLMFPWDIAVITVSQRLANGLDNFALLAIPFFIFAGTLMNSGGIAIRLINLAQVMVGRVPGSMGHVNVLANMMFGSISGSAVAAAAAVGGTLHPIQTQKGYDPAFSTAVNVSSCITGLLIPPSNVLIVFSLTAGGVSVASLFMAGYLPGILMGLSIMIVCAIIAKRRGYPVSERPTCAQAAKAFFDALPSLLLVIIVMGGILGGIFTATEASAIAVVYTFILSVLIYREVKWRELPKLILESVVMTSIVLLLIGFSVGMSWAMTNADIPYMISDTLMGISENPVVILLLINIVLLIVGIFMDMTPAVLIFTPIFLPIAEDLGMDPVHFGIMMVANLCIGLLTPPVGSALFVGCSISGVKIQQLIKPLLPFYAALLIALMMIVYIPQISLFIPQMLGLM; encoded by the coding sequence ATGGAAAGCTACATTGCACTGACGCTGTTTGGCTCTTTCTTTATTCTGGTTTTTATCGGCGTACCAATCTCTTTTTCCATTGGTATCGCCACCGTGGGTTCGATGCTGCTGATGTTCCCCTGGGATATCGCGGTAATTACCGTTTCTCAGCGCCTGGCGAACGGCCTGGATAACTTCGCCCTGCTGGCTATTCCGTTCTTTATCTTTGCCGGTACGCTGATGAACAGCGGCGGGATTGCCATACGCTTAATAAACCTGGCGCAGGTCATGGTCGGCCGGGTTCCGGGATCGATGGGCCACGTTAACGTGCTGGCGAACATGATGTTCGGCTCCATTTCCGGCTCAGCAGTAGCTGCTGCCGCAGCGGTAGGCGGAACCTTACACCCAATTCAGACGCAAAAAGGCTACGATCCGGCGTTCTCCACGGCGGTTAACGTCTCATCCTGCATCACGGGTCTGCTGATTCCGCCATCAAACGTGCTGATTGTCTTTTCTTTAACCGCAGGCGGCGTCTCGGTAGCATCACTGTTTATGGCCGGCTACCTGCCGGGTATCCTGATGGGCCTGTCCATCATGATAGTCTGCGCCATCATCGCTAAACGACGCGGCTACCCGGTTTCTGAACGTCCGACCTGCGCTCAGGCGGCAAAAGCCTTTTTCGACGCGCTGCCCAGCCTGCTGCTGGTCATCATCGTCATGGGCGGGATCCTCGGCGGCATCTTCACCGCCACCGAAGCCTCTGCTATTGCCGTGGTCTACACCTTTATTCTCTCAGTGCTGATTTATCGCGAAGTGAAATGGCGGGAGCTGCCGAAGCTAATTCTTGAATCGGTGGTGATGACCTCTATCGTGCTGTTGTTGATTGGCTTCTCTGTTGGCATGTCGTGGGCGATGACCAACGCCGATATTCCTTACATGATTAGCGATACGCTGATGGGGATTTCCGAGAACCCGGTAGTGATTCTGCTGCTGATTAATATCGTGCTGCTGATCGTGGGGATCTTTATGGATATGACCCCTGCGGTGCTGATCTTCACCCCTATCTTCCTGCCTATCGCTGAGGATTTAGGGATGGATCCGGTGCACTTCGGCATCATGATGGTCGCCAACCTGTGTATCGGGCTGTTAACACCGCCTGTAGGTAGCGCGCTGTTCGTCGGCTGCTCCATCTCCGGCGTGAAGATTCAGCAGTTGATCAAACCGTTGCTGCCGTTCTATGCCGCGCTGCTGATCGCGCTGATGATGATTGTCTATATCCCGCAGATCTCGCTGTTTATTCCGCAGATGCTGGGGCTGATGTAA
- a CDS encoding TRAP transporter small permease gives MILNRIKLAVDRVIAAFSVAVMVALVACVVWQVFSRYVLNQPSTLTDELARFLMIWVGLLGAAYTVGAQRHLAIDLLAMTLKPNKQALLSVIINLLIFIFAGSVIVTGGVKLIEKTLSTAQVSAAMQIPMGYVYLILPLTGVIMMFYALCFISNGLKNMKHSEAGAN, from the coding sequence ATGATACTTAACCGCATAAAGCTGGCGGTGGACCGCGTAATTGCCGCATTCTCCGTCGCCGTGATGGTGGCGCTGGTTGCCTGCGTCGTCTGGCAGGTGTTCAGCCGCTACGTGTTAAACCAGCCAAGTACCCTGACCGACGAGCTGGCGCGCTTTTTGATGATTTGGGTTGGCCTGCTGGGTGCAGCTTACACGGTCGGCGCTCAACGTCATCTGGCAATCGATTTACTCGCGATGACCCTAAAGCCCAACAAACAGGCGCTTCTCAGCGTCATCATTAACCTGCTGATCTTTATTTTTGCCGGTTCGGTGATCGTGACCGGCGGTGTGAAACTGATTGAAAAAACGCTGTCAACGGCTCAGGTCTCAGCAGCAATGCAGATCCCGATGGGCTACGTGTATCTCATCCTGCCGCTTACCGGCGTCATTATGATGTTTTACGCGCTGTGCTTTATCAGCAACGGTTTGAAAAACATGAAGCACTCTGAAGCGGGAGCAAACTAA
- a CDS encoding TRAP transporter substrate-binding protein has protein sequence MKKFSFSRSLVCVSLLALLSSGASAAEKVTLKLAHNLERSHVVHQAFEEMSKEVNQLSGGNMKIRIYPSSQMGSARETMELLQNGALDMTKGSASDLESFDNVYAIYNLPFLFNDQNHFNKVVFGEVGKEIMESTKDKGFFALSAYVAGTRSFYAKKPITKPEDLKGLKIRVQASPTTLKMIELMGGSPTPISFGEVYTAMQQGVVDGAENNVPSWVQTRHIEIAKVFSEDEHASIPDFLVISSKTWDKLTPEQQQILIKAAKASEVYQQKLWEKIDADTRAQAKAMGGEIVKVDKAPFRAAVQPLFDDFKKDPKQAALLAKFEAAAE, from the coding sequence ATGAAAAAATTCTCTTTTTCTCGTTCTCTGGTGTGTGTATCACTGCTTGCCCTGCTCTCTTCAGGCGCTAGCGCAGCTGAAAAAGTTACGTTAAAACTGGCACATAACCTCGAACGCAGCCACGTTGTTCACCAGGCATTTGAGGAGATGTCGAAAGAGGTTAACCAACTTTCCGGCGGTAATATGAAGATTCGTATTTACCCCAGCAGCCAGATGGGCAGCGCGCGTGAAACCATGGAGTTATTGCAAAACGGCGCTCTCGATATGACTAAAGGTTCCGCCAGCGATTTGGAGTCATTCGATAACGTCTACGCGATATATAATTTGCCGTTCTTATTTAACGATCAGAATCATTTCAATAAAGTCGTCTTTGGTGAAGTGGGCAAAGAAATAATGGAATCCACTAAAGATAAAGGATTCTTTGCGCTTTCTGCTTATGTTGCTGGTACCCGCAGCTTTTATGCCAAGAAACCCATCACTAAGCCGGAAGATTTAAAAGGGCTGAAGATCCGCGTCCAGGCCAGCCCGACCACGCTTAAAATGATTGAATTAATGGGTGGTTCGCCAACGCCGATTTCCTTTGGCGAAGTTTATACCGCCATGCAGCAGGGCGTCGTGGACGGCGCGGAGAATAACGTTCCTTCCTGGGTACAGACCCGTCATATCGAAATCGCTAAGGTTTTCTCTGAAGATGAACATGCTTCAATCCCGGACTTCCTCGTTATCTCCAGCAAAACCTGGGACAAGCTCACGCCGGAACAGCAGCAAATCCTGATCAAGGCCGCTAAAGCGTCCGAAGTTTATCAGCAGAAGCTGTGGGAGAAGATCGACGCCGACACCCGCGCCCAGGCCAAAGCCATGGGTGGCGAGATCGTTAAAGTCGATAAAGCACCGTTCCGCGCGGCCGTACAGCCGCTGTTTGATGACTTCAAAAAAGATCCTAAACAGGCCGCTCTGCTGGCCAAATTCGAAGCCGCTGCTGAATAA
- the hemW gene encoding radical SAM family heme chaperone HemW, translating into MANLPPLSLYIHIPWCVQKCPYCDFNSHALKGEVPHDDYVQHLLNDLRADAPYAQGREIGTIFIGGGTPSLLSGPAMQTLLDGVRECLPLAADAEITMEANPGTVEADRFVEYQRAGINRISIGVQSFSEQKLQRLGRIHGPQEAKRAANLASGLGLRSFNLDLMHGLPDQSLEEALDDLRQAIALNPPHLSWYQLTIEPNTLFGSRPPVLPDDDALWDIYEQGHRLLSAAGYQQYETSAYAKPGYQCQHNLNYWRFGDYLGVGCGAHGKVTFPDGRILRTAKTRHPRGYMEGRYLERQHDVETADKPFEFFMNRFRLLEAAPRDEFSRYTGLEERSIRPQIEAAIAQGYLMEDERDWQITEHGKLFLNSLLELFLSE; encoded by the coding sequence ATGGCTAATTTGCCACCCCTGAGCCTCTATATTCACATTCCATGGTGCGTGCAAAAATGCCCGTACTGCGATTTTAACTCGCATGCGCTGAAGGGGGAGGTACCGCACGACGACTACGTTCAACATCTACTGAACGATTTGCGGGCCGACGCCCCCTATGCACAGGGACGTGAGATTGGGACTATTTTCATCGGTGGCGGTACGCCGAGTCTGCTTTCAGGCCCGGCGATGCAAACTCTGCTCGATGGCGTGCGTGAGTGTCTGCCGCTGGCGGCAGATGCAGAGATTACCATGGAAGCCAACCCTGGCACCGTGGAAGCGGATCGTTTCGTCGAGTATCAGCGTGCGGGTATCAACCGCATCTCCATCGGCGTGCAGAGCTTTAGCGAACAGAAACTCCAGCGCCTTGGACGCATTCATGGCCCACAAGAGGCGAAGCGCGCGGCGAACCTGGCAAGCGGACTGGGGCTGCGCAGTTTTAATCTCGATTTAATGCACGGCCTGCCGGATCAATCTCTGGAAGAGGCGCTGGACGACCTGCGTCAGGCGATTGCGCTCAATCCGCCGCATCTCTCGTGGTATCAGTTGACCATCGAACCTAACACCCTGTTCGGTTCACGTCCTCCTGTACTGCCGGATGATGACGCACTGTGGGATATTTACGAGCAGGGACACCGTTTGCTCAGCGCTGCGGGCTATCAGCAATATGAAACCTCCGCCTACGCTAAACCTGGCTATCAGTGTCAGCACAACCTGAACTACTGGCGCTTTGGCGACTACCTTGGCGTTGGCTGCGGTGCGCACGGCAAAGTGACGTTCCCGGATGGGCGCATTCTGCGAACGGCGAAAACCCGCCATCCGCGCGGCTATATGGAAGGCCGCTACCTCGAACGTCAGCATGATGTGGAAACCGCCGATAAACCGTTCGAGTTCTTTATGAACCGTTTCCGCCTGCTGGAAGCGGCGCCGCGTGATGAATTCAGCCGCTACACAGGTCTTGAGGAACGCTCGATCCGCCCGCAAATCGAGGCGGCGATTGCCCAGGGCTACCTGATGGAAGATGAGCGTGACTGGCAGATTACCGAACACGGTAAGCTGTTTCTAAATTCCCTTCTCGAGTTATTCCTTAGCGAATAA